Proteins encoded by one window of Rubinisphaera margarita:
- a CDS encoding PVC-type heme-binding CxxCH protein: MNRLIRLVVLPALLLSLADFREAEAESLKILFLGDSGHHQPRARYNDVADVFKERGIVLEYGDDPNMLQAEILDQYDGLLLYANIDSIGKDQANALLDYVASGHGFIPLHCATYCFRNDDRIVNLIGAQFKHHGAGTIRTSLADSKHSILAGFTPFASWDESYVHHRHHEEGRTVLEYRTGEPQAEGNEREPWTWVRKHGEGRVFYTAWGHDQRTWTHPGFQNLVERGIRWSCGGDPAVAGSYRSAEEREPFTLPKMTEISEEAPEFDYVDVGPKIPDYRAGSGETQRLMQKPLPTDKSQQHLSTPVGLKPELFVDETDLGGKPIAMNWDERGRLWVCETVDYPHDLAPNNQGRDHIRICEDSDGDGRADKFTLFADGLNIPTAITFHRGGAVVQSGRETLFLKDTSGDDKADQKLVLISGWEMGDTHGGVSNFRYGLDNWIWAMQGYNNSAPVINGEKQQSFRMGFFRFKLSQTDPPRVEQLEFVRSTNNNTWGLGITEEGLIFGSTANRNPSVFMPIANRYYERVLGWAPRTLEMISDTHMFRPITDKVRQVDHHGGYTAGAGHAIYTARAYPQQWWNRTAFVCGPTGHLVGAFVLEPNGAGFTSHNPGNLLASDDEWTAPILAEVGPDGNVWVLDWYNYIVQHNPTPHGFETGPGNAYLTDLRDKKFGRIYRVAADETKPTVLSSRSTIADLVAGLTDPTMLVRLQAQRLLIERNATDATPELIRLLEDESTDAIGLNAAAIHALHVLSGLELINTDDSKVLAAVQKALSHPSAGVRLNALRVLPVSSEGSAAILASSCLRDPEPQVRLAALLALSDNPTAQAGPVLARLCADTSILQDRWLKDALTSAAAMHSDNFLDAALETWKDSEAAAQVLATVAEHFARSRPEQSQVAPLLAALSKSNPQLAATSIQGLVSGWPKDYTLELTPDESRKLSALFDHVDSQHQFAVIQLARRWGSNVLDARVADLVKNSLKALENDRLPVPARLQAADRVLAFDASNDQSLQRMLDVISPFEPQELSEGLIQKLGTVENSGLGDLMLAKLETVTPSQRSAILRAMLARAPTTNRLLAAIEEGILQATDLSVLQRQALSEHPNRRIRERAEAVFMSAGQSIQSDRMELVKTKLPLTEKQGDHELGREIYRKNCAICHSFQGEGKNVGPDLSGLVIHPKAELLTHILDPNRSVESNFRMYTVVTADGLVLNGLLAAESQTSLEIVDVEGKRHSILREDIEQLRASTKSLMPEGLEKSIDDDGFVDLLTYLTTPGKYVPLTLDKVATTLSTQGMFYNRDNAAETIDFGDWSPKEFNQIPFQLVDPREGSRNNVVMLHGPVGPFAPQLPKSVSLPCQTTAEAIHLLGGIGGWASRSPGEQGHSMTVRLHYKDGATEDHELINGLHIADYNGLFEVPKSRLAFKVGRGQVRYIEITPKRRAMIEKIELVKGSDHTAPLIFAVTVETQSSGH, translated from the coding sequence ATGAACCGACTCATTCGCCTCGTCGTACTTCCGGCACTGCTGCTCTCGCTCGCGGACTTCCGCGAAGCCGAGGCCGAGTCGCTCAAGATTCTCTTTCTGGGCGACAGTGGCCATCATCAGCCACGTGCTCGTTACAACGATGTGGCCGACGTCTTCAAAGAGCGTGGAATCGTTCTCGAGTATGGAGATGATCCGAACATGCTCCAGGCGGAGATTCTCGATCAATACGACGGTCTCCTCCTCTACGCCAACATCGACTCGATCGGCAAAGATCAGGCCAATGCGTTGCTCGATTACGTCGCTTCAGGCCATGGTTTCATCCCGCTGCATTGCGCGACCTACTGTTTCCGCAACGACGATCGAATCGTGAATCTGATCGGGGCGCAATTCAAGCACCATGGAGCGGGGACGATTCGCACCAGTCTGGCCGATTCCAAGCATTCCATCCTCGCGGGTTTTACTCCGTTCGCCAGTTGGGACGAGAGCTATGTTCATCATCGCCATCACGAGGAAGGTCGGACCGTTCTCGAATACCGCACAGGCGAGCCGCAGGCCGAAGGGAACGAGCGGGAACCCTGGACCTGGGTCCGAAAACATGGGGAAGGCCGCGTGTTCTACACCGCCTGGGGACATGATCAACGCACGTGGACTCACCCCGGGTTTCAGAATCTGGTGGAGCGCGGCATCCGCTGGTCCTGCGGCGGCGACCCGGCCGTTGCGGGAAGCTACCGGAGCGCCGAAGAACGCGAACCGTTCACTCTCCCGAAGATGACTGAGATTTCCGAAGAGGCTCCTGAGTTTGACTACGTTGATGTTGGCCCGAAGATTCCTGACTACCGGGCCGGAAGCGGGGAAACCCAGCGACTCATGCAAAAGCCGCTGCCGACCGACAAGTCGCAGCAACATCTTTCGACGCCGGTCGGTCTCAAGCCGGAACTGTTCGTCGATGAGACAGACCTGGGCGGAAAACCGATCGCGATGAACTGGGACGAACGGGGCCGACTCTGGGTTTGCGAAACGGTCGACTACCCTCATGATCTGGCGCCGAACAACCAGGGCCGCGATCATATCCGTATCTGCGAAGACAGTGATGGCGATGGCCGGGCCGACAAGTTCACGCTTTTCGCCGACGGATTGAACATTCCCACGGCGATCACCTTCCATCGGGGTGGAGCCGTGGTCCAGTCGGGCCGGGAAACGCTCTTTCTCAAAGACACAAGTGGAGACGACAAGGCCGATCAGAAACTCGTGCTGATCTCCGGCTGGGAGATGGGCGACACGCACGGCGGCGTGAGCAATTTTCGCTACGGTCTCGACAACTGGATTTGGGCGATGCAGGGTTACAACAACTCCGCCCCGGTTATTAACGGAGAGAAACAGCAATCATTCCGAATGGGCTTCTTCCGATTCAAACTCTCTCAAACCGATCCTCCCCGCGTCGAACAGCTGGAGTTCGTGCGCTCGACGAACAACAACACGTGGGGGCTGGGCATTACTGAGGAAGGACTTATTTTCGGTTCGACCGCCAATCGCAATCCGAGCGTATTCATGCCGATCGCCAATCGTTACTACGAACGCGTTCTCGGCTGGGCTCCACGAACGCTCGAAATGATCTCCGATACGCACATGTTCCGGCCAATCACCGACAAGGTGCGGCAGGTCGACCATCACGGCGGTTACACCGCCGGAGCAGGGCATGCAATCTACACCGCCCGAGCTTACCCTCAACAGTGGTGGAATCGCACGGCGTTCGTCTGTGGTCCCACCGGCCATCTGGTCGGGGCGTTCGTTCTGGAACCCAATGGAGCCGGCTTCACTTCGCATAATCCAGGCAACCTTCTTGCCAGCGACGATGAATGGACCGCGCCTATCCTCGCCGAGGTCGGTCCGGATGGAAACGTCTGGGTCCTCGACTGGTACAACTACATTGTCCAGCACAACCCCACGCCGCACGGCTTCGAAACCGGACCGGGAAACGCTTATCTCACTGATCTTCGCGACAAGAAGTTCGGTCGCATCTATCGGGTCGCAGCCGATGAGACGAAGCCGACCGTGTTGAGCAGCCGAAGCACAATCGCGGACCTCGTCGCCGGCCTGACCGATCCCACAATGCTGGTCCGTCTGCAGGCGCAGCGGTTACTCATTGAGCGAAATGCCACAGATGCCACGCCCGAACTCATCCGCCTGCTTGAAGACGAATCAACGGACGCCATCGGACTCAACGCAGCAGCGATTCATGCCCTGCACGTCCTGTCGGGACTTGAGTTGATCAATACGGACGACTCTAAGGTTCTCGCGGCAGTGCAGAAGGCCTTGTCTCATCCATCGGCTGGTGTCCGGCTCAATGCTCTTCGGGTTCTGCCGGTCTCGTCCGAAGGCTCAGCCGCGATTCTGGCTTCTTCCTGTCTTCGTGATCCCGAACCCCAGGTTCGGCTGGCAGCTCTCCTCGCACTTTCCGATAACCCGACCGCCCAAGCGGGTCCAGTTCTCGCCCGACTCTGCGCCGACACGAGTATTCTGCAGGACCGCTGGCTGAAGGATGCACTCACCAGTGCGGCCGCGATGCATTCAGACAACTTTCTCGACGCCGCTCTGGAGACCTGGAAAGATTCGGAAGCCGCGGCCCAGGTGCTGGCGACCGTCGCCGAGCACTTCGCCCGCAGTCGGCCGGAACAATCGCAGGTCGCTCCGCTCCTCGCCGCGCTCAGCAAATCGAATCCTCAACTGGCGGCCACCAGCATTCAAGGGCTCGTGTCAGGCTGGCCAAAGGACTACACGCTGGAGTTGACTCCCGACGAGTCCAGAAAGCTTTCGGCTCTGTTCGATCATGTTGATTCCCAGCATCAGTTCGCGGTCATTCAACTGGCCCGCCGCTGGGGCAGCAACGTTCTCGATGCCCGAGTCGCCGATCTGGTGAAGAACAGCCTGAAAGCACTGGAGAACGATCGACTCCCGGTGCCGGCCCGCCTTCAGGCGGCCGACCGAGTTCTCGCCTTCGACGCAAGCAACGACCAATCTCTGCAGCGGATGCTCGACGTCATCTCTCCGTTCGAGCCTCAGGAACTGTCCGAAGGGCTGATTCAGAAACTGGGCACGGTCGAGAACTCCGGTCTCGGCGACCTGATGCTCGCCAAGTTGGAAACAGTCACGCCGTCACAGCGATCCGCCATCCTCCGAGCAATGCTCGCCCGCGCCCCAACCACGAATCGGCTGCTCGCCGCGATCGAAGAGGGAATATTGCAGGCCACGGACCTCTCTGTGCTGCAGCGACAGGCCTTATCGGAGCATCCGAACCGCCGGATTCGTGAACGAGCTGAGGCCGTCTTCATGTCAGCCGGACAGTCGATTCAGAGCGATCGCATGGAACTCGTAAAGACGAAGCTGCCTCTGACCGAGAAACAGGGCGATCATGAACTTGGACGTGAGATCTATCGGAAGAATTGCGCGATCTGCCATTCCTTCCAGGGAGAAGGCAAGAACGTCGGCCCCGATCTCAGCGGCCTGGTCATTCACCCGAAAGCGGAACTGCTCACACACATTCTCGATCCAAACCGCAGCGTCGAGTCCAACTTCCGCATGTATACGGTGGTCACGGCTGACGGTCTCGTTTTGAACGGTCTGCTGGCCGCTGAGTCTCAGACGTCGCTCGAGATTGTCGACGTTGAAGGAAAGCGGCACTCAATCCTCCGCGAAGACATCGAGCAGCTGCGAGCTTCGACGAAATCGCTGATGCCCGAAGGACTCGAAAAGTCGATCGACGACGATGGCTTTGTGGACCTGTTGACTTATCTGACAACGCCCGGCAAGTATGTTCCGCTGACACTCGACAAAGTGGCAACAACGCTCAGCACGCAAGGAATGTTCTATAACCGTGACAACGCCGCCGAGACAATCGACTTCGGTGACTGGTCGCCAAAAGAGTTCAATCAGATTCCGTTCCAGCTGGTCGATCCTCGAGAGGGCTCTCGAAACAATGTGGTCATGCTGCATGGCCCGGTCGGTCCGTTTGCTCCGCAGCTGCCGAAATCGGTTTCACTTCCGTGTCAGACCACGGCTGAGGCGATTCACCTCCTCGGCGGAATCGGAGGCTGGGCATCCCGCTCACCGGGAGAGCAGGGTCATTCCATGACCGTCCGACTGCATTATAAGGACGGAGCCACCGAGGATCATGAACTGATCAACGGCCTCCACATCGCCGACTACAACGGACTGTTCGAGGTGCCAAAGTCCAGACTCGCCTTTAAGGTGGGACGGGGACAGGTCCGGTATATCGAGATCACGCCGAAACGTCGGGCCATGATCGAGAAGATCGAACTGGTGAAGGGGAGCGATCATACAGCACCACTCATCTTCGCTGTTACGGTTGAAACGCAAAGCAGCGGCCATTGA
- a CDS encoding AraC family transcriptional regulator has product MAESRSVALLIESSNAYARGLLSGVIAYIRQFADWSIYLPEQERGATPPRWLANWKGDGLLARIETDEIARAVKRTKRPVVDLSAARYLKDIPWVETDDRSIARLAVDHFLTRGFQHLAYCGDPGFQWSVLRCEEFVRGIEQAGQACHVHQSIPRYDGRYSWNREKRRLARWVQQLPKPVAIFACYDIKAQQLLDVCHELDIVVPEQVAVLGVDNDALLCELCNPPLSSIIPNAHQAGFQAAALLDRIMSGDLVPNDALLIEPLGVQTRQSTDLLAIDDPDVARAFRFIRESATQNIRVRDVLEKVPLSRRALEHRFLKYLGRTPHQEIQRQRVIKVKELLGQTTMTLSQIAIQTGYEHPEYLSVAFKRETGETPRAFRRRVGNSIRWPEDP; this is encoded by the coding sequence ATGGCGGAGAGTCGCAGCGTTGCACTATTGATCGAGTCGTCGAACGCCTATGCGCGGGGGTTACTCTCGGGGGTCATCGCCTACATCCGGCAGTTCGCGGACTGGTCGATTTATCTGCCGGAACAGGAGCGGGGGGCGACGCCGCCGCGCTGGCTGGCCAACTGGAAAGGAGACGGGCTGCTCGCGCGCATCGAGACCGATGAGATCGCCCGAGCCGTGAAACGGACGAAGCGGCCGGTCGTCGACCTCAGTGCGGCCCGATATCTGAAGGACATCCCATGGGTGGAAACAGACGACCGCTCCATCGCCCGGCTGGCCGTTGATCACTTCCTGACGCGTGGCTTTCAACATCTCGCCTATTGCGGAGATCCCGGTTTTCAGTGGTCGGTTCTACGCTGTGAGGAATTTGTCCGAGGCATCGAACAGGCGGGCCAGGCGTGTCACGTGCATCAGTCAATCCCGCGGTATGATGGCCGATACTCGTGGAATCGGGAGAAGCGACGCCTCGCGCGGTGGGTGCAACAGCTGCCGAAGCCCGTGGCCATCTTCGCCTGCTACGACATCAAGGCTCAGCAGCTGCTCGATGTCTGCCATGAACTCGACATCGTGGTGCCCGAACAGGTTGCAGTGCTCGGCGTGGATAATGATGCCCTGCTGTGCGAACTCTGTAATCCGCCGTTGTCGAGCATTATTCCGAACGCTCATCAGGCGGGTTTTCAGGCTGCGGCCCTGCTCGATCGCATCATGAGTGGCGACCTCGTGCCGAATGATGCTTTGCTGATAGAACCCCTCGGCGTGCAGACCCGACAGTCGACCGATCTGCTGGCGATTGATGATCCCGATGTGGCGCGAGCGTTTCGATTTATCCGGGAGTCGGCCACTCAGAACATCCGTGTGCGGGATGTCCTGGAGAAAGTGCCGCTCTCACGCCGGGCTCTCGAGCATCGCTTTCTAAAATATCTCGGCCGGACGCCCCATCAGGAGATTCAGCGGCAACGGGTGATCAAAGTGAAGGAGCTCCTGGGGCAGACAACGATGACGCTCTCCCAGATCGCGATTCAGACTGGATACGAACATCCTGAGTATCTCTCGGTCGCTTTCAAACGAGAGACGGGTGAAACGCCACGCGCCTTCCGCCGCCGCGTGGGGAACTCGATTCGGTGGCCCGAGGATCCTTAG
- a CDS encoding Gfo/Idh/MocA family protein gives MSKPFNVAVIGLGFGTEFLSIYRAHPDANPYAICRRNVEELNKVGDQFEIEKRYTSYEEVLADPNVDFVHINSPIADHAWMSLAALDAGKHVMCTVPMATTIDECRQVVEKVKQTGLKYMMAETVVYSREFLFIKDLYEKGELGKIQHLAASHPQDMDGWPSYWEKMIPMHYATHVVSPCLGLMDSRAEYVSCFGSGAVRDDIAEKSGNRFAVESCHIKLQNSDVVAHIWRFLYDVARQYRESFDVYGTKKSFEWTLIENEPHVLHTAKKPENEIPSKIEVPDFAHLLPEPIRRFTQPAEIHDAGHLSFVQGGGHGGSHPHMVHEFLSALREDRDPRPNAVTSANWTCVGLCAHESAVKGGEKVLLPDFTLE, from the coding sequence ATGTCGAAGCCGTTCAATGTTGCGGTCATCGGACTCGGATTCGGTACCGAGTTCCTTTCGATCTACCGCGCTCACCCCGATGCTAACCCGTACGCCATCTGCCGTCGCAATGTCGAGGAACTCAACAAGGTCGGCGACCAGTTCGAAATCGAAAAGCGATACACAAGTTACGAAGAGGTCCTCGCTGACCCCAATGTAGACTTCGTGCATATCAACAGCCCGATTGCCGATCACGCGTGGATGTCGCTGGCCGCCCTTGATGCCGGCAAACATGTGATGTGCACCGTCCCGATGGCGACCACCATCGACGAGTGCCGGCAGGTCGTCGAGAAAGTCAAACAGACCGGTCTGAAATACATGATGGCCGAGACCGTGGTCTACAGCCGCGAGTTCCTGTTCATTAAAGATCTGTATGAGAAAGGGGAACTTGGCAAGATCCAGCATCTGGCAGCCTCACATCCTCAGGACATGGACGGCTGGCCGAGTTATTGGGAGAAAATGATCCCGATGCATTACGCCACGCACGTCGTCAGCCCGTGTCTTGGTCTGATGGACTCACGAGCCGAGTATGTCAGCTGTTTCGGTTCGGGTGCCGTTCGCGACGATATCGCCGAGAAGTCGGGCAACCGATTCGCGGTCGAGAGCTGTCACATCAAGCTGCAGAATAGCGATGTCGTCGCCCATATCTGGCGTTTCCTGTACGACGTCGCCCGGCAGTATCGGGAGAGCTTCGATGTTTACGGCACGAAGAAGAGTTTTGAGTGGACGCTCATCGAGAACGAACCACACGTACTTCACACAGCCAAGAAACCGGAGAACGAGATCCCGAGCAAGATCGAAGTCCCCGACTTCGCCCATCTGCTTCCGGAACCGATTCGACGCTTTACTCAGCCGGCCGAGATTCACGACGCCGGTCATCTTTCCTTTGTGCAGGGGGGCGGACATGGAGGTTCGCACCCACACATGGTTCACGAGTTCCTCTCCGCGCTTCGGGAGGATCGCGACCCTCGTCCCAATGCCGTGACAAGTGCCAACTGGACATGCGTCGGACTCTGCGCTCATGAGTCAGCGGTCAAGGGAGGAGAGAAGGTCTTACTGCCGGACTTCACACTCGAGTGA
- a CDS encoding glycoside hydrolase family 2 protein, translating into MSTRKDPETPRMVVRPVLALVVLTLLICSVFPKSSFAADEKATIADPHWKYNFNQPPPRRWMQPDFNDRGWAVGPGGFGTPDTPGARIGTEWNSPDIWLRREIELEKIPDSPALLIHHDENAEVFLNGQRVAQVKGYVTEYKVIPLKDKAAEALKQGTNLLAVHCHQTGGGQFIDVHVIDANHVPTLPEPEKITRPKLTELITKWGSEVTADNAWTEYPRPQLARNNWTNLNGHWDYAITDEKQQDVPGEWDGKILVPYALESRLSGVQRLLDPEEALWYHRTFEWSERIDSQSLLLNFEAVDYECDVWVNDNLVGSHKGGNDPFSFDISSAVRQGNNTLLVRVKDDTEAAQLRGKQVLSSRGIWYTRVSGIWQTVWLEAVPKLHVQDLKIDTDVASGTIRVKADLSRPLHQGEQLQVTVHDGDKPVEKKESRSNTVEFKLDSPRLWSPSSPHLYQLEIAILNGDGTPVDRVESYAGIRSVGKKKDAAGHWRFTLNGEFIFHWGTLDQGWWPDGLLTPPSDEAMLFDIEYLQAAGFNMIRKHIKVEPRRYYYHCDRLGMLVWQDQVSGGEQPKWTRLEPNPEDAEWAKADHEQFMEEFERMIDNLENHPSIVVWTPFNERWGQHQTMEVGQWTVERDPSRHVNIASGGNFWPIGDIVDDHNYPHPDFHFQNGRFDPFIKVIGEFGGHGYPVEGHLWDPNNQNWGYGGLPQNREEYRQRYLQSLEMLNDFRRRGIAGGVYTQTTDVEGEINGLITYDRKVIKIPAGELQELHGRLFEPLPETTKEQ; encoded by the coding sequence ATGTCTACTCGCAAAGATCCGGAGACACCTCGGATGGTCGTTCGCCCCGTTCTCGCACTCGTTGTGCTTACGCTTCTGATCTGCAGCGTTTTTCCCAAGTCGTCGTTCGCGGCTGACGAGAAGGCGACCATCGCCGATCCGCACTGGAAGTACAACTTCAATCAGCCCCCTCCACGCCGGTGGATGCAGCCCGACTTCAACGATCGTGGCTGGGCCGTCGGTCCGGGTGGCTTCGGCACGCCAGACACACCAGGGGCACGCATTGGAACGGAGTGGAACTCGCCCGACATCTGGCTGCGACGCGAGATTGAACTCGAGAAGATTCCGGATTCGCCGGCCCTCCTGATCCATCACGACGAGAACGCCGAAGTCTTTCTGAACGGTCAACGTGTCGCTCAGGTGAAAGGATATGTGACCGAATACAAGGTCATTCCGCTCAAGGATAAAGCGGCGGAGGCGTTAAAGCAGGGGACGAACCTGCTGGCCGTTCATTGTCATCAGACGGGGGGCGGACAGTTCATCGATGTCCATGTCATCGACGCTAATCACGTTCCCACACTTCCAGAGCCGGAGAAGATTACCCGGCCGAAGTTGACCGAGCTGATTACGAAGTGGGGAAGCGAAGTCACGGCGGACAACGCCTGGACAGAATACCCGCGACCGCAGTTGGCGCGAAACAACTGGACCAATCTCAACGGCCACTGGGATTACGCGATTACCGATGAAAAGCAGCAGGACGTGCCCGGGGAATGGGACGGAAAAATCCTCGTTCCGTATGCCCTCGAATCTCGTCTTTCCGGTGTCCAGCGGTTGCTCGATCCTGAAGAGGCCCTCTGGTATCACCGCACGTTCGAATGGTCGGAAAGGATCGACTCGCAGAGTCTGCTCCTCAACTTTGAAGCGGTCGACTACGAGTGTGACGTCTGGGTGAACGACAACCTGGTCGGCTCTCACAAGGGCGGCAACGATCCCTTCAGTTTTGATATCAGCTCGGCTGTGAGACAAGGGAACAATACGCTACTGGTCCGGGTTAAAGACGATACCGAAGCGGCTCAACTGCGAGGCAAACAGGTTCTGAGTTCCCGGGGCATCTGGTACACCCGTGTCTCCGGGATCTGGCAGACCGTCTGGCTCGAAGCCGTGCCGAAACTTCATGTGCAAGACCTGAAGATCGACACCGATGTGGCTTCCGGAACAATCCGCGTAAAGGCCGATCTCTCACGTCCCCTCCACCAGGGTGAGCAATTACAGGTGACCGTGCACGACGGGGATAAACCCGTCGAAAAAAAGGAGAGTCGTTCCAACACGGTCGAATTCAAACTCGATTCCCCCCGGCTGTGGTCGCCTTCCAGCCCTCATCTCTATCAGCTGGAGATTGCGATTCTTAATGGGGACGGCACTCCGGTTGACCGTGTCGAATCGTATGCCGGTATCCGCAGCGTGGGCAAGAAGAAAGATGCCGCCGGCCACTGGCGATTCACGCTGAATGGCGAGTTCATCTTCCACTGGGGCACGCTCGATCAGGGCTGGTGGCCCGACGGACTGCTGACGCCGCCCTCGGATGAAGCGATGCTCTTCGACATCGAGTATCTGCAAGCGGCTGGCTTCAACATGATTCGCAAGCACATCAAAGTCGAACCACGGCGATACTACTATCACTGTGATCGACTGGGCATGCTGGTCTGGCAGGACCAGGTCAGCGGCGGAGAACAACCCAAGTGGACTCGCCTCGAACCAAATCCTGAAGATGCCGAATGGGCGAAAGCCGATCACGAGCAGTTCATGGAAGAGTTCGAGCGGATGATCGACAATCTTGAGAATCACCCGTCAATCGTAGTCTGGACGCCTTTTAACGAGCGTTGGGGACAGCATCAGACGATGGAAGTGGGGCAGTGGACCGTCGAGCGCGATCCCTCCCGTCATGTCAACATTGCCAGCGGCGGCAACTTCTGGCCGATCGGCGATATCGTGGACGATCACAATTACCCACATCCCGATTTCCACTTCCAGAACGGTCGCTTCGATCCCTTTATTAAAGTGATCGGAGAGTTTGGTGGACATGGCTATCCGGTCGAAGGACATCTCTGGGATCCGAACAACCAGAACTGGGGCTACGGCGGTCTTCCACAGAACCGGGAAGAATACCGTCAACGATATCTACAGTCGCTCGAAATGCTGAACGACTTCCGGCGGCGCGGCATTGCGGGTGGTGTCTACACGCAAACGACCGATGTCGAAGGGGAGATCAACGGTCTCATCACCTACGACCGCAAGGTGATCAAGATTCCGGCGGGAGAACTCCAGGAACTCCACGGTCGGCTGTTCGAACCGCTGCCGGAAACCACGAAAGAGCAGTAG